tatttaattttttaattttaaataaaaattgtattcacATACGTTTTAATTGACACCTGTATTAAAACTGTATTGTCACCGGATCACATCACATACTCATTAATGTTGTTTGtagaaattgaaggaaaaaacTTATTggtataaaattaacaaaaataaaaattgaattgagacggaaaaaaaaagcaaaagatttgtttgaaattagggaggaaaaataaaaaattattgacatTAAACCTGACTTTATTTATAAGTGATGATTAATAGTCTTGAATTCAGTATTATTAAAAAGCTATTAAAAATTGCATTTAGAGACTTTTTCACGACGAAATTAACACTGAGGTTTATGACTTaaccttttaataattaatttaaaatatgtatgcataacttcaaaaataaattaatctaaatatGTAACACGTCTACCTCTATAAATAATGTTGAGCCACGTTTAATTggagaatttaaaaataaatttaattgtgaATAAAATGGCACATGACTAAATTAATCTCGCTATTCtaataaatagttaattttctttcaacGGACAAGgttaaaggtaaaaaaaaaaaaagtgtatttaaattttgaagatataAGAATGTGGAAGGAGAGGTATAGGTGAGGTGAAAGAAGCGGACAGcgagagaagaaagaaacgGCATGGCGATGAGCAGAAGCACAAGCCTGGACTCAACAACGCACTACACCGATGACCAGTGGGTGGTGGACATATGTGACACGCTGGTGGCGCTTTCCGTCGCCGAACTTGATTTGAAAGATTCTCACCCAGTTTGTATCTGCGAAGTGCCGGAATCGCTGACCTCCACCATGAGGGAAGATTATATCCCTCAGTTTGTAGGGCTTGGCCCTTACCATCACTTCCGAGAAGGCCTCGTCTTAACAGATCACCAGAAGTTGGCCGCAGCCAGAAGGGTCCTCCGCCACTTCCTCCCCAGAAACAGCATCGACCTATTCCAACACCGCATCTCAAACTTTGACACACACATTCAAACCTTCTACCACCCTGACGTTGCATCCACCTATAATCTTCCCACCCTCTCCTACGTTCTCACCGTCGATGGCTTGTTCGTGCTGGCTTTCATTACGCTTCTCAAAGGTGAAAACCATGAATCCGGATTCTCTTACTTCTTGACTGGAAAACTCGGGATGCCCCTCTTTAACGCCGTCGGTCAAGAGCTCACCGTGAACGCTCTTATCAGGGAGGTTTTCAAGCTTGAAAACCAAATTCCCTTTTATGTTTTCAAGCAGATCAGTGGAGTCAACAACAACGAAATTCATTCAGATTCTATGAGTCTTTCCCTCGCTTCAAGCTTGAAAACTTTCTGTAAAAAGGAATGCCCATTTGTCAACTTAAAAGAGCTCCCTGATCGTGTTGCACTAGAAGGTTATTATCATTTGTTGGACCTCATGTACCATTTAGTTGTTCCTAACTATCAGTCTGAACCTGTATCCCAGCCGGACTCCAAGGTCGAGGCTGAGGATGAACCCGAGGACGAGCCGCAGGTTCCGGCCGAGGCTCCGACTCAGGTTCAGAGTGAAGCTCCGGCAGTTGAGACTGAAACCAAGGCTGAGGATAATGTAACATGTTTTTCCGTATGGAACAGAATACTGCTATTCTTGGTGGCTACATGTATTGTTATCTGGTTTATGATTACGGTCGTTCTGAAGCTGTTCTTATGGGTGATAACTTCTATATTCCGTAAGATTCAACGGGTGTTAGGTTTTTTACTCAGTGTGGTTCTGAAGGCGTTACGCCCTCTATGGGGCGTGGTAGTGGGATTGGGGAAACGCTTGAACCCTGCGCTTGGTTGGTTACACACTGCCCTAACCAAGTTGGAAGGTAAAGTCAACCATCCGATCCTGAAACCTTTGACAGAAGCGGTTGGACGTCTTGAAGTTATCACGGCAACGATTGAATCAGCAGAATCAGGTGTTCCACGGGCTGTGATGATTCCATCTGTGAAAGAACTGAGGGAAGCTGGCATTTTGTTCCGACCGGCTAAAAGTGGCATCTCATCCATTGATTTCGATGAACGAAAGTGCGTATTTTACTTGCCTTGCATGAGATTGGATGTGAACTCAGAAGTGATAATTAGAAACCTTGTGGCTTACGAGACGTTGATAAAATCCAGTACCCCATTGGTGTTCACGAGGTACGTTGAGTTAATGAGAGCGATTATAGACACTCCTGAGGATGTGAAGATTTTGGTTGACAGCGAAATCATTCATAGCGAGTTGAGGAATGATGTTATGGCGGACATTTTCAATAGGATGAACAAATCGATTAGGCCTACAAAGACTCCGAATTTGGATAAAGTGATTTACAAAGTTAACGCCATGTTCGACAGTAAAGAGAAGCGTAAAAGGGTTGTGTCCAAGTATACATCTGGATCATTCTTAACAGCCATTGGAGGTCTCTTATTTTTGGCTTTTACAGCTCTCCAAACTTATTGCACCGTTCTCAACTGCTCTGCTTCCTCCAGACTCGTTCAATTTCCTACTCATTTGGATGATTATGGTAGAAATCACTATTTCATAAGCTCTTTCTAAGTTTGTGTAATTTCAAGTTCAAGAAGTTTTACTTCATGCTTCTTGAATAATACGTaggagaatgatattttaacaccattttttaacactattttgacactgtacacgtatCAAGacgtgattggacgatttcaaattaaaaaaagttgaggcaggggtatatttggaagagaaaaatcaaagtttgcttttcaatttgaaatcgtccaaccacattttgacatatatatagtgtcaaaatggtgccaaaaaatggtgttaaaattttattttcctaatatGTATTACCAATTTTTCTAACACTTATTTTCCTAcacttttttgcttttttttttcacatttatttgtctcttaaaatttgaaaaataatactttaattcctaaaaaagataagatttcgatgttttactattttattatttgttcgtatatatttaaaaggaatCAATCATGCTACAAAAgttgttaaatataataaataaatgatagttCCTGTAATGGCAGTGGTCCTATGCCTCTGTAGCCTGTGGAATGCTGTCTGATAACTGATATGAAATGTCGAATGGTATCCGGACACCAGTGTTCAAATGGTGTCATAACGTGGAACCAATTTTAGCGGGTAATTTGAAATTTGGAATCCGGGTCCCACGtatgtttaaatttgttttattcttataaatttttaatttttaaaatgttaagtCAGTGAGTAAATTCTACCGTACATTAGCAATTAAGTGGTCCATGGGTGGAGCACAGTTACCTACCGTTggatataatattaaagatgAATAAGTGATTATTAATTACATAGCATTGACTAAGCCCTTGTTCAAATGTCAGGATTTGTGTGATTATTAATGACGAGGATGTAGTTCATGAATTACCGACTgagttttatattgatttttcgagaactataatttttaattttgcaaagtaagttcataaacaaaaaaatatttcattttatttattttctaaacatAGAATATTAACTacttatcattaaaaaatataattatgatgaGTAAAATTTTTGATAATAACCAAAATTCGTTggtaaataaaagttattcatGGTTgagtaataattaataatatcttGGATAACTTTGGTAATTAAGACcaattttaaactataatttataaattaattataattttgtttataataaagaCTTATACCGTCCATGGTCATAGACTCGTATCTCGGTGTTTTTTCCTGTATCActctgaaaagaaaaatcaaaaacactaaGGCTTTGTTCGTTTGTAatgatttgagggagatgatttgggggaggtgatttgaatggatttgagtagatttgagggtaatttttttgttgtttttttgaatagatttgtgggtaattgagagtggatttggaagtaaagtttgtgagaattagtgtaagatttgattgatatggcaaattttaaaaatttgtttaattggtaaaaattgaagattaccaaaatacccctagttattaaagtaatataaaatgataattgttaaaatgttatatttaattgtaaaaatgtttgtaaagaataaaaaattaaaaaaaaatattaaaattaatttttaaaatgtaaaaaaaaaataatttaataaattaaaataattattttcaataattaaaataattatttttataagacagtgtattaaagttaaattttaattttgaacattgtattttttacatcatattttaattcttataataattaaaatactaataatgtaataatattacTACACTATTTACAGTAAGTGCATTACATAATTTGctgtcaaattaataaaatagcaGGTCCATGTGTTGATGAGGAAANAGNTACACGCCTCTACAACATGCAATTGAAATTTTCCAT
This genomic interval from Vigna radiata var. radiata cultivar VC1973A chromosome 8, Vradiata_ver6, whole genome shotgun sequence contains the following:
- the LOC106770571 gene encoding putative UPF0481 protein At3g02645 → MAMSRSTSLDSTTHYTDDQWVVDICDTLVALSVAELDLKDSHPVCICEVPESLTSTMREDYIPQFVGLGPYHHFREGLVLTDHQKLAAARRVLRHFLPRNSIDLFQHRISNFDTHIQTFYHPDVASTYNLPTLSYVLTVDGLFVLAFITLLKGENHESGFSYFLTGKLGMPLFNAVGQELTVNALIREVFKLENQIPFYVFKQISGVNNNEIHSDSMSLSLASSLKTFCKKECPFVNLKELPDRVALEGYYHLLDLMYHLVVPNYQSEPVSQPDSKVEAEDEPEDEPQVPAEAPTQVQSEAPAVETETKAEDNVTCFSVWNRILLFLVATCIVIWFMITVVLKLFLWVITSIFRKIQRVLGFLLSVVLKALRPLWGVVVGLGKRLNPALGWLHTALTKLEGKVNHPILKPLTEAVGRLEVITATIESAESGVPRAVMIPSVKELREAGILFRPAKSGISSIDFDERKCVFYLPCMRLDVNSEVIIRNLVAYETLIKSSTPLVFTRYVELMRAIIDTPEDVKILVDSEIIHSELRNDVMADIFNRMNKSIRPTKTPNLDKVIYKVNAMFDSKEKRKRVVSKYTSGSFLTAIGGLLFLAFTALQTYCTVLNCSASSRLVQFPTHLDDYGRNHYFISSF